In a single window of the Candidatus Methylomirabilota bacterium genome:
- a CDS encoding ABC transporter permease has protein sequence MATVTARTLPWYAPPRVAQAMRQARRYPLVPIALLTFLMVIPALFAAQIAPYDPLKGALAKRLTPPAWEQGGTIEHPLGTDKLGRDILSRMIHGARVSLTVSLVAIFVGGIIGTSLGIMSGYFGGRVDAVLMRLVDISLSLPTILLALVLVAAVGPSFGTVIIVLVVLLWARYARLVRGETLSIKERDFIARARVAGASHTRIMARYIFPNVVNSLIVLATLQVGYVILLESALSFLGAGLPRPTPAWGLMIADGRELIVTAWWVSMFPGLAIMLTVLALNLLGDWLRDHLDPKLRNV, from the coding sequence ATGGCGACGGTGACGGCGAGAACACTCCCCTGGTATGCGCCGCCCAGGGTTGCCCAGGCGATGCGTCAGGCGAGGCGGTACCCGCTGGTGCCAATCGCGCTTCTCACGTTCCTCATGGTGATCCCCGCCCTGTTTGCGGCGCAGATCGCGCCCTACGACCCCTTGAAGGGGGCCCTGGCCAAACGGTTGACGCCGCCGGCCTGGGAGCAGGGCGGCACCATCGAGCATCCCCTGGGCACCGACAAGCTCGGGCGCGACATCCTGAGCCGGATGATCCACGGCGCCCGGGTCTCGCTCACGGTGTCCCTGGTGGCCATCTTCGTCGGCGGCATCATCGGCACCAGCCTGGGCATCATGTCGGGCTACTTCGGGGGACGGGTGGACGCCGTGCTCATGCGCCTGGTGGACATCTCGCTGTCCTTACCGACGATCTTGTTAGCCCTGGTCCTGGTCGCCGCGGTGGGCCCCAGCTTCGGGACGGTGATCATCGTGCTCGTGGTGCTCCTGTGGGCGCGCTATGCGCGGCTGGTTCGCGGGGAGACCCTCAGCATCAAGGAGCGGGACTTCATCGCGAGAGCGCGGGTGGCCGGGGCCTCGCACACCCGCATCATGGCCCGTTACATCTTCCCCAACGTCGTCAACTCCCTGATCGTCCTGGCCACGCTCCAGGTGGGATACGTCATCCTGCTCGAGTCCGCGCTCAGCTTCCTGGGGGCAGGGCTCCCGCGTCCCACCCCGGCATGGGGCCTCATGATCGCGGATGGACGAGAACTGATCGTCACCGCCTGGTGGGTTTCGATGTTCCCGGGGCTGGCCATCATGTTGACCGTGCTCGCCCTGAACCTTCTCGGTGACTGGCTCCGAGACCACCTCGACCCCAAACTCAGGAACGTGTAG